The genomic DNA ATGATGTAGGCTTGGTGACGATGGCGAGAAGGTCACACCCGTTCCCATACCGAACACGGAAGTTAAGCTTCTCAGCGCCGATGGTAGTTGGGGCATTGCCCCTGCGAGAGTAGGACGTTGCCAGGCTTTTGTATTTATCGTCGCGGGGTGGAGCAACGAGCGTTACTTCATTGAATAACTTCGAGTTGTACCGACCGAACGGCATCTTGGTTTAACTTTCTGAGGTCGGGACAGTCCTAAGCTAAAATAAGCGCCAATCTGAATATAATAACATCGTCGCGGGGTGGAGCAGTCCGGTAGCTCGTCGGGCTCATAACCCGAAGGTCGCAGGTTCAAATCCTGCCCCCGCAATCTGGGTCCCGTAGTGTAGCGGTTAACATGCCTGCCTGTCACGCAGGAGATCGCGGGTTCGATTCCCGTCGGGACCGCCAGTTTATAGGATGATAGAGCGAACTTAACGAAACGATGTTTCGTTTTTTTTTATCACTAATAATATACTACTCATTTTTGATCATCTTCATTAAATCATGTAAACTACATATAGAGTGTGAGCTCCTTAGGAAGATTCCTAAGGTTTTTTTGTATAAACATTAATCGTTTTCAACAATTATGTAAACAATGTGAAAAAAGGTACAAGGTGATTAACCTATGAAACAATATGAATATCTCTCCGGAGGAACGTGCGATACGCTGGAATTTTCGAAGCAGCTTTCAAAATTTTTAAAACCAGGTGATGTTCTTGCTCTTGAAGGAGATTTAGGAGCCGGAAAAACGACTTTTACAAAAGGGTTGGCAGAAGGGCTGGGAATTAGGAAAAACGTAAATAGCCCAACATTTACGATTATTAAAGAATACCATGGAAGACTGCCTCTTTATCATATGGATGTATACCGGGTCGAAGACGCTTATGAAGACTTGGGCTTTGATGAGTATTTTGAGGGAGATGGAGTAACAGTTGTTGAGTGGGCTCATCTTATTGAAGAACAGCTTCCATCTGAAATATTAACAATTTCTATATACCGGGAAGATAATGAAAAAAGGCGTATCGTTTTACAGCCAAAAGGGAAGCGTTACGAGGAATTATGTAAGGAGATTTTTTCATGAATGTATTAGCCATCGATACATCTAATTATCCTTTAGGGATTGCCATTATCAATGAAGAGAAAGTAATGGGCGAATATATTACGAATGTTAAGAAAAACCATTCGATCAGAGTAATGCCTGCTATTGAAGCTTTAGTAAAGGAATGTGATTTAACTCCTGCGGATTTAACAAAAGTTGTTGTTGCAAAAGGTCCAGGTTCTTATACGGGAGTTCGAATCGGAGTTACAATTGCGAAAACACTGGCATGGATATTAAATATCCCGCTTGTTGGAATTTCCAGCCTAGCAGTGATTGCTTCCGGAGTGGGCAGATATTTTAATGGGTATGTATCACCGCTATTTGATGCGAGAAGAGGACAAATCTATACCGGGTTATACCAATATCAAAATGGCAAGCTGGTTACCATCAAAAACGACGAGATCATTTTAACTGAGGATTGGGTAAATCAATTAAGGGGACTTGATAAATCGATTCTTTTTGTGGGAAATGACCTCCCACTCCATCAAGTTGCTATTAAAAAAGCTCTTGAGGAAAAGGCAGTTTTTGCTGAAATAACGGAACATAATCCGCGGCCTTCCGAGTTGGCTTTTTTAGGAAAGGATAAACCAGGAGAAGATATTCACTCTTTTGTACCGAATTATATCAGGTTGGCTGAAGCCGAGGCAAAATGGCTTGAATCGAAGAAAAACCAATAACTGGTGATTGGATAGGAAGAACATTATGAATGACTCTTTAATGTTTCGTTTTATGGAAGAAAAAGATATTGACCAGGTATTGCAGATTGAACATGCATCTTTTACTCTCCCTTGGAGCCGGGAAGCTTTTTATAATGAGCTAACGAAAAATCAATTTGCTGTTTATATTGTTCTCGAAGATCATGAAAAAGTTGTTGGCTATTGCGGAATGTGGGTTGTTGTAGATGAGGCCCACATTACAAATATTGCTCTTCTTCCGGAATATAGAGGGAAAAAGCTTGGAGAAGCTTTATTGCGTAAAGTAGTGGAGATTGCAAGGGAGTATGGGGCTAAGACGATGACATTAGAAGTCAGGGTCACGAATTATGTTGCACAATCACTATATCGAAAGCTTGGTTTTCAAAATGGAGCAATACGAAAAAACTATTATACAGATAACCAGGAAGATGCGTTAGTAATGTGGGTGAATTTATGAAAAAAGATCAATGGATTATGGGAATTGAAACGAGCTGTGATGAAACAGCGGTGGCGATTATTAAAAACGGCCGGGAGATTGCGGCTAATATTGTCGCATCGCAAATTGAAAGCCATAAGAGATTTGGCGGCGTTGTTCCTGAAATAGCTTCCCGCCATCATGTCGAACAAATAACCATCGTATTAGAAGAAGCGATGAAACAGGCAGGCATCTCATACGGAGATCTTGATGCCATTGCTGTGACGGAAGGCCCCGGTTTGGTTGGAGCACTTTTGATAGGAGTAAATGCAGCAAAGGCTATTGCCTTTGCCCATTCAATTCCCCTAGTTGGGGTGCACCATATCGCTGGCCATATTTATGCAAATCGGCTTGTAGCTGAAATGAAGTTCCCGCTTTTGTCCCTTGTTGTATCGGGCGGCCATACAGAGCTTGTATATATGAAAGAACATGGCCATTTTGAAGTGATTGGAGAAACAAGAGATGATGCTGCTGGTGAGGCATATGATAAAGTGGCAAGAACATTAAACTTGCCTTATCCAGGAGGGCCGCATATAGATCGGCTTGCACATAATGGCGAGCCTAAAATTGAGCTGCCGAGAGCCTGGCTCGAAGAAGACTCGTATGATTTCAGTTTCAGCGGATTAAAATCAGCTGTTATTAACGTGATTCATAACGCGGAACAGCGCGGAGATAAGATTGCACCGGAGGATTTGGCAGCCAGTTTTCAGGCAAGTGTGATTGATGTTCTGGTAACCAAAACGGTAAAAGCAGCAAAAGCTTATGAAGTAAAGCAAGTGGTACTGGCAGGCGGAGTAGCTGCCAACACGGGTTTAAGAACTGCATTAGAGGAATCATTTAAGGAATTACCAGATATCGAACTAATTATACCTCCGCTTTCTCTTTGCACGGATAATGCTGCCATGATTGCTGCGGCAGGAAGCGTGTTGTTTGAAAAAGGAAAACGGGCAGATTTGGCTCTAAATGCAAGTCCGGGCTTAGATATAACAATCCACAACTAATTTGGTAAACTCCCTTTAAACAGGGAGTTTTTTTGTGGATAATTTTTAAAATTTGTTAATTTTGTGGATAAAATAATAAAATATTGTGGATTGTGTGGAAAAGTTGTTAAAAACTTTTTAAATAAGTAATTGTATAGTGGATAAGGTTGTGAATAACTTTTTCGGCATATTAGATCGAATAAATAAAAAACCCAGCCCGTAATCTTTGTACAGCTGGGTTGCAGCCCCGTGCATGTCCACGGGCACTATTTTTCTATTCAGCAAGCTCTGCCCATTCTTCCAATAGAGCTTCAAGCTCTGACTTTGCTTTTTCATTTTGCAGATTGATTTCCATCACTTTTTCATGATCTTGATAGATTTCCGGTTCACAAAGAAGCTGGTTATTATTAGTTATTTGTTCTTCTAGTGATTCAATTAGGGCTTCAATCTCCTCAATCCGCCTTTTGCGCTGTCTTTCAAGCTTTTTGGCTTCTTTGTCTTGCTGATATGTGTTTTTTTCTTGTTTTATAGGCTCAGTCGTTTCTGTTTGCTGTTGCTCAAGCGCACGAATTTCTTCTTTTTCCTGTTTCTTTTCTAAAAAATAATCATAATCGCCTAAATATTCAACGGCTCCATTTTGACTGAGCTCCAGAACTTTCGTTGCAATCCGGTTAATGAAATACCTATCATGGGATACAAATAGAATCGTTCCTGGATAATCAATTAAAGCATTCTCGAGAATTTCCTTGCTGTCTAAATCAAGATGGTTAGTTGGTTCGTCGAGAACAAGAAAATTGGCTTTTTGCATCATTAATTTTGCCAGGGCGAGCCTTGCCTTTTCTCCTCCGCTTAAAGAAGAAACGGGTTTTAGTACATCGTCCCCAGAAAACAAGAAATTTCCAAGCACTGTACGGATTTCTTTTTCAGTCTTTAATGGATGTTCATCCCATAATTCATTTAAAACCCGTTTATTCGACGTTAGATCAGCTTGTTCCTGGTCATAGTAGCCTATTGTTACATTTGAACCGTATTGAATTTCTCCTGAAAGAGCGGGTAGTTTTTTGACAATTGTTTTTAATAAAGTAGATTTTCCGATTCCGTTTGGACCGACTAAAGCGATGCTGTCTCCGCGGGTGATCCGGAATGAGATATTTTCTGAAACCTTATTTTCTTTGTATCCTACGGCGAGATCATGAACTTTAAGCACATCATTTCCGCTTTGGCGTTCAATGTCAAAGGAAAAAGAAGCAGACTTTTCATCGCTGAGAGGACGGTCCATGATCTCCATTTTTTCGAGTTGTTTACGCCTGCTTTGTGCTCTCTTTGTTGTTGATGCACGGGCCAGATTTCTCGCAATAAATTCCTGTAATTTTGATATTTCTTCCTGTTGTTTTTCATACTGCTTCATTTCTCGTTCAAAGTTTTCGGCCTTTTGCTGGAGATATGAACTGTAATTGCCATGATATTTTTGGATTTGATGGCGTGAAATTTCATAAACCTGAGTTACGACCTTATCTAAGAAGTATCGGTCATGGGAAACGATCAATACTGCTCCATCATAATTTTGCAAATATTGCTCAAGCCACGATAATGTTTCAATATCAAGGTGGTTAGTCGGCTCGTCCAAGATCAAAATATCCGGCTTTGTTAAAAGCAGCTTTCCAAGGGCAAGTCTTGTTTTCTGGCCCCCGCTCAGACTTGATATTTTAGTCGTATGATCATATTCATGAAAATTAAGCCCGTGAAGGACAGACCGGATATCCGCTTCATATTGATAACCGCCTTGCTCTTTAAACTGAATTTGTAAAAGATCGTACTCTTTGAGTATACGTTCGTAGGCAGATGGATTTTCGAACACAGCCGGGTCTGCCATTTTTTCTTCTAATTTTCGCAGCTCTTTTTCCATTTTTTGCAGCGATTCAAAAACAGCCATCATTTCATCCCAAATGGTCAAATCGGATTCAAGTCCAGTATTTTGTGCTAAATATCCGATTGAAACATCCTTTGGCTTGATAATCTCGCCTGAATCGTACGACAGATGCCCGGCAATAATTTTTAATAGGGTAGATTTTCCTGCGCCGTTTCTTCCGACAAGGGCAATTCTGTCACGGTTTTGTATTTCAAGCTTTATATTCGATAAAATAAGGTCAGCACCATAATATTTTGTTAGTTGATTAACTTGTAATAAAATCATTAATTTTCACCTCAATTATCATAGAACTAGTGTATCTCATTCAAATATTGACGGCAATATACGCAAATTTGTGAACAATGTTACAAAGTTTTCACACAGATATGTCAAAATAGTGTATGATTTGATGTGAGGTGTATTTTATGGCGGAGTTCACTCATTTCAATGAAGAAGGCAGAGCGAAAATGGTAGATGTGAGTAGTAAACCGGAAACGGTTCGAACTGCATTAGCTCATTCGAGTATTACAGTAAATAAAGAAATATACGAAAAAATTACAGGGAATAAAATGAAAAAAGGGGATGTACTGGCAGTTGCTCAAGTTGCTGCAGTGATGGCAGCAAAAAAAACATGGGAAATCATTCCAATGTGCCATCCTATTCCTCTTACAGGAGTAGATATTTCATTTTCCTGGAAGAATGATCAGGAAAACTATACTCTAAATATTTTAGCTTCGGTTAAAACAAAGGGGAGTACAGGAGTAGAGATGGAAGCACTAACGGCAGCTTCTGTCTGTGCTCTTACGATTTATGATATGTGTAAAGCCATCGACAAAGGTATGGTTATTGGAAAGACGTATTTAGTTGAAAAAACAGGCGGAAAAAATGGAGATTATTTTAGAGAGAAAGGAAGTAAATAAACAAAAGGCGGTGAATGAAAGATGTCAAACGAATTGGTGAAAATTCCTCAAGCAACTGCAAAGAGGCTGCCTTTATATTATCGCTTTTTGAAAAACCTGCATTCTTCCGGAAAACAAAAGGTTTCATCGGCTGAACTAAGTGAAGCTGTAAAAGTAGATTCAGCAACAATTCGCAGGGACTTTTCTTATTTTGGTGCTCTAGGAAAAAAAGGATATGGATACAATGTGAGCTATCTGCTGTCTTTTTTTCGCAAAGCACTTGATCAGGATGAGCTGACAAAAGTAGCTTTAATCGGAGTTGGGAATTTAGGGACTGCACTCTTAAATTATAGTATACTTAAAAACAACAACACGAAAATTGAAATCGCTTTTGACATTGATCAAAACAAAGTGGGAACAAAGGTAGGGCAAGTACCTGTCTATCATATGGATGAACTTGAAAAAAAATTGATCGAAACGGATGTCCAAGTTGCAATTTTAACCGTTCCTGTACCGGAAGCACAACCGGTTACAGACCGACTTGTTCAGGCAAATGTAAAAGGTATTTTAAACTTTACTCCGGCAAGATTAAATGTTCCGTCAACGATCCGTGTCCATCATATCGATTTAGCGGTAGAATTGCAGTCATTAGTTTATTTCTTAAAGCACTATCCGTCAGAAGAGGCTTAATGAAGATTTTGTTCTTAAAAACGCATTAATTTTAATGCAAAATAAGGGGCTGGACTCATAAGGTCAGCCTCCTTGTCTTATTTAATCATTTCTTTGTCAAGCGTGCCACTTCTTGGCTGCGGTATTATTTGTTGACATTTTTAATCTTAAAATGAAAAGCAATCATTCTGATTCCTGATCCGATATCAAATGTTGCTAATATCACGAGCAAGTAAGTAAAAAATCCCCAGCCGGCTTCATTCACATTTTGGATGGCAAAAAAGGTGAATAAAGTGCCAAGCATTATATAAAATATACCTGAAATCAAGGGAGATTGCCTCATCTAAAATCCTCCAATAAGACTTTGTATTTTTTCCATATCGCGCAGAATTCTCTCAATATCTTCTCTGTAAACGGACTGAATCAACACGACGAATGTATTCATTGTTACATGGGCAATAATGGGAACGATAATTCGTTGCGTTTTAACATAAAGATATGCAAACGTAAAGCCCATTGTAGAATATAAAATAATATGCTCGGGTTCAAAATGGGCCAGAGCGAAAATGACAGAACTGATCAGTGCGGACAGAAAGAAGTTCAGCCTCTTATGAAGCGCTCCGAAAATAATTTTGCGAAAAACAATTTCCTCTAAAATCGGGCCAATAAACGAACTTACTAAAATAACAAAAGGAAAAGACTCAATAATGCTAATAATTTGCTGAGTATTTTCCGAACCCATTTTAATTCCGATTAGTCTTTCAAAATTGGCGGCAATGGATTGGGCAAAAAGGGCCAGGAAGACGCCGCCGACAGACCAAAAGAACGAAGAAATTGCGGAGGCTGCATTTCTTGTATTTGAACCTGTTATAATTTCTTTTCTCAATAACAAAAGAACAATGATTAATGTAACGGTAAAACTGATGACCAGCCAATAAGGGACCGCGAGTACTTCCATTTCCCTGATGTTTTTGCCGAAGAAAGCTCCTAAAAAAGTAATTAACGGAATCCCAATTAGACTGGACAGCTGCATGGCAATATACGCTATTAATATGAACCAATATTCCTTTTTCAATTGTATTTAACTCCTTTTTTCCAAAAACTTATGGACTCTGTACCATTCTACTATTGAAGGGCAGGCTGTTTCAAATTCTTTGGACATAAAGGAATAAATTAGGGTTATTGAAGCATACTCTTATATGCAGAAAAAACGGTGAAGAAAATCGGGTTATTAATTTCAAAAATTTTTTTCTTTATGCTTGCAAAAGAGATTCGATTTATTTAATATAATAATTGTGTTAGCACTCAATGGGTGTGAGTGCTGATAAATAAGATTATTATAACAATATTTGAGGAGGTTGTTTCCCTTGTTAAAGCCACTAGGTGATCGCATTGTAATTGAGCTTGTTGAAACAGAAGAAAAAACTGCAAGCGGTATCGTTTTACCAGACACTGCGAAAGAAAAGCCTCAAGAAGGTAAAGTAGTAGCTGTTGGAACCGGCCGTGTTCTTGACAGCGGTGAGCGTGTAGCAATTGAGGTTTCTGTAGGCGATCGCATTATCTTCTCAAAATACGCTGGTACAGAAGTAAAGTATGATGGCAAGGAATATCTAATTTTGCGTGAAAGCGACATTCTCGCTGTCGTAGAGTAAAATGAAATAGCCGTTCCGACCATGTGGGAAAGATCAGATTACTTAGACAAAACGTTAGAATGTTATGAGAAAAATTAGGGGAGGTTTTTAACATGGCAAAAGAGATTAAATTCAGTGAAGATGCACGTCGTGCGATGCTTCGCGGTGTAGATGCTCTTGCAAATGCAGTAAAAGTGACTCTTGGACCAAAAGGACGCAACGTGGTTCTTGAGAAAAAATTTGGTTCTCCGTTAATTACAAATGACGGTGTAACAATTGCGAAAGAAATTGAGTTAGAAGATGCTTTTGAAAACATGGGTGCTAAGCTTGTTGCAGAAGTAGCAAGCAAAACAAATGATGTAGCCGGTGACGGTACAACTACTGCTACTGTTCTTGCTCAAGCAATGATCCGTGAAGGCCTTAAAAACGTAACAGCTGGCGCTAACCCAATGGGGCTTCGTAAAGGTATCGAAAAAGCGGTTGCGAAAGCTGTTGAAGAATTAAAAGCTATTTCTAAGCCAATCGAAGGAAAAGAATCTATCGCACAAGTTGCTTCTATTTCTGCTGCTGACGAAGAAGTTGGTCAAATTATCGCTGAAGCAATGGAACGCGTTGGCAAAGACGGCGTAATCACAATCGAAGAATCTAAAGGCTTCACAACTGAATTAGATGTTGTAGAAGGTATGCAATTCGACCGTGGATACGCTTCTCCTTACATGGTAACTGATTCTGACAAAATGGAAGCAGTTCTTGAAAATCCTTATATCTTAATCACAGACAAAAAAATCACCAGCATTCAAGATATCCTTCCTGTACTTGAGCAAGTTGTTCAACAAGGCAAACCATTATTGATTGTTGCTGAAGATGTTGAAGGTGAAGCACTTGCTACATTAGTAGTGAACAAACTTCGCGGAACATTCAATGCAGTAGCTGTTAAGGCTCCTGGTTTCGGTGACCGCCGCAAAGCTATGCTTGAAGACATCGCAATCTTGACTGGCGGTGAAGTGATCTCTGAAGAGCTTGGCCGTGACTTGAAATCTGCAACAATCAATTCTTTAGGACGCGCTTCTAAAGTTGTTGTAACGAAAGAAAATACAACAATCGTAGAAGGTGCCGGCGATTCTGCACAAATCGCTTCTCGTGTTAACCAAATCCGACTTCAATTAGAAGAATCTACTTCTGAATTCGATCGTGAAAAATTACAAGAACGCTTAGCTAAATTGGCAGGCGGTGTAGCGGTAATCAAAGTTGGTGCGGCTACTGAAACTGAGTTAAAAGAACGCAAACTTCGTATCGAAGATGCATTAAACGCAACTCGTGCTGCTGTTGAAGAAGGTATTGTAGCCGGTGGTGGTACTGCACTTCTTAATGTATACAATAAAGTTGCTTCTATCGAGGCTGAAGGCGATGTTGCTACAGGTGTTAACATTGTTTTACGTGCAATGGAAGAACCTGTACGTCAAATCGCTCAAAACGCTGGCCTTGAAGGTTCTGTAATCGTTGAACGCTTAAAAGGTGAAAAAGTTGGTGTAGGCTTCAACGCTGCTACTGGCGAATGGGTAAATATGATCGAAGCTGGTATCGTTGATCCAACAAAAGTTACTCGTTCTGCTCTTCAAAACGCTGGATCTGTTGCGGCTATGTTCTTAACAACTGAAGCAGTTGTTGCTGACAAACCAGAAGAAAACAAAGGTCCTGCAATGCCTGACATGAACGGCATGATGTAATATATGACGGAAACCCCTAGTATTTAGGGGTTTCTTTTTTTTTTGCTTTTTTCAATCATAGCCGGTCTATTTATTGCACGTCAAAAAAAAGAGAAATAAGGCCTACAAAATTTAACATTTGTAACATAAATTACAGAAAATTAACAAAAACAAAAAATATTTTGAAAATTATTCGCTGATCTGCCTACTCACCCATCCGACCTTTTTCCTAAAAATTATCTCGATTTCTAGATTTTGCAAGGAAAATATACCAGACAAACTTCGACAAACTCGTTCGCAAGTTTGACAGTTTTGTGAACAACTGGTAGTAAGTTAAGTAAAAAGAAAGAATTCTTTCTAAATATTGGTTTTTTGATAAAAAGCAAAGAATAAATCTCCATATATAAAAATATCTTTTTTTGGGAGAGAAGATGCAGGATGTTGGAGTCAAAGAAAAGAGCCGGGATATTTTTAATCCTTTCCTTCCTTTTAGCTTCAGTGGCAGGAAACTTAGTCTTACAGAAGGTTAGAGATCTAAATGCTGAACTGGGAGGAATGACAAAAATTTATGTTGCCAAGGGAGACATTCCGGCACGGACTCTCATTAAGGAGAGTCAAATCACAACAATGGAAATTCCGAATAAGTTCGTGAATAAGGCACATGTAACGAAAAAAGACGAATTGGTGAACATGGTTCTGGTTGTTCCATTATCCAATGGAGAGATCATTACTAAAAATATGCTCAAGCCTTTTTCTAATTTACGTAAAGAAAACAATCGATTAGTGGCCATGTATCCTTCTGAGAAAGTCCAGTTTGATCAGGTGATCGAAGCCTTAGATAGAGTCGATATTATCGTTTCGACTAAAATCAACGGGAAACCGAAAACGGAAATTTTTATGAGAGATGTTCCGGTAGCATATGCACAAGGGACAGGAGATAAATTTGCAGGGGTTGCCTTGGAAGTAAGTATGGAGGATGCACCAAAACTGATACATATACAAAATTATGCAGATAAAGTTAGAGTGCTAAAAGCAAATGTAGGGAAGGACGATTCGGCGGACTTAACCAATGAATCGCAAGAAAGTACTGAAAAGAAGGCTGCTGAGCAAGCGGCAGTAAAGAAACAATCAATGCGAATTAAGCACAGATAATACCAGCTGCAAAGCCTTCTGAACAAAAAACAGATCCTGCTACAAGCGTAAAGACAAAATAATAAGCAAGAGGGAATACGATGGAGCCGAATCTTAAAGTTTTATTAGTTAGCGATGATGAGGTCATTCATAATCAAATTTTAAATGCCATATCAGGCAGCTATAGCGTTCAGTTAATTGACACAGGAGATGTTGTTCGCGAAGTAAACAGGGATGTTCAAGATATTGTGATCTTTGTTCAGCCGGAAAGTGATATTGCTGTAGAAAGCATCCAGTATATTAAGTCGATAAGCCCGTCCACATTAGTGATTTTTATCGCTAAAGGCTACGATTTTACACAGTTGAGAAACATTACTAAAGCGGGAGCCACTGAATTCTTTGTCTATCCGGAAGAACATAGTTTGTTTGTGAGCCGCTTTCCTGCCATTTTTCAAAACTATGAAATTCAGAAAATAAAAAAAGATGAGATTTTTTTGTCTTTTACCAGAGGAAGAGGCCAGATTCTCTCTATTTTTAGCGGAAACGGGGGCAGCGGGAAATCAAATCTTGCTTCAGCCTTGGCGCAAACCATCAAGCTCGAGTCGACTGCGGAGGTCATTCTGATTGATTTGAATCTGCAATTTGGAGGTATCGAAACGCTTCTTTCCATTCAATCAAACCGTTCGATTGCAGATTTAACTCCGGTTATTAATGAGTTAAACGAAAGCCATATCCGTAATGTCTCGCAGAAACTTGACACCTCTAAGCTCGATGTGCTCATCAGTCCGTGTGATGCTGAAGCTGCAGAAATAATAACAGAAGAATTTGTCGCCAAACTGCTTAGAACATGCAGACGAAGCTTTGATTTTGTCGTTGTGGATTTGCCGTCCTATATCAACAGCCAGGTTGTCACCGCACTGGAAGAATCAGATCAAATTTTCTATGTCCTTACTCCGGATACGCCTGCTTTGAAAGTATTAAAACAATTTGAAGAACTTGCGGTCAGATTAGGAATTGAACTTCCTTCAAGAACATCGATCATCCTTAATAAAACTGGAAAGGAAAATGAAATCCAAGAAAAAGATTTAAAAAATGTTCTCAGATTTCCAATTGCGGCATCCGTTCGTTTTGATTATAAAGGGCTTCAGCCCTTCCTAAATAAAGGGGAGCCGGTAAGAAAAACGGCAAAAGAGAAAAGACTAATTCCTTTTGCTAAAGATGTGAAAAAATGGGCGCTTTCTTTATTGAAATAGGGGGATTTATTAATGGCATCTTTATTCGAAAAGCGCAAAGAGAAAATTGTAAGTTCAGCTAAGCTGCAATCCTATCAATATGAGAACCATCTTGTCGATGAGCTGGTAGAACACTATAAGGCAAGATTGTTAAGGGATACAAACCTTGAGGCGCTCACTAAGCTTTCCCAGGGAGAGATGAGGTTAAGGATTGAACAGCTTGTAAGCCAATTTATGGCGGAAGAAAAAGTTATTATCTCCCGTCATGATAAAGAAATTTTGATTACTCGCATTCTTGATGAATCGGTGGGATATGGCCCCCTGGAGCCTTTAATCAATGACCCGTCTATTACAGAGATTTTGATTAACGGCTGGAACGAAGTGTATGTAGAGCGGTTTGGAAAACTTGAACTAACGGAAGTGAAATTTCGTGACGATGACCATGTTCGCCATATCGTCGACCGGATTGTCGCTCCGATTGGAAGAAGGATTGATGAAAGTTCACCAATGGTTGATGCCCGCTTGCCTGATGGCAGCCGGGTAAACGCGGTCATTCCGCCGATTAGTTTAAACGGTACATTAGTTTCGATCCGGAAATTCCGAAAAGAACCGTTTAAGATGGAGGATCTATTAAACTTTCATACTCTTAACTCTGCAATGGCCGATTTTCTTGACGGCATTGTTAAGGCGAAGATGAATACGTTAATATCCGGCGGTACGGGAAGCGGGAAAACAACAATTTTAAATGTTCTTGCTGCATCCATTCCATACGGAGAACGGGTCATCACGATTGAGGACTCTGCAGAGCTGCGGCTGGACCGTCCAAACGTTGTCGGTTTGGAAGCGAGACCCGCAAACGTGGAGGGAAGAGGGGAAATTACCATCCGGCAGCTTGTGAAAAACGCACTCCGGATGAGACCGGACAGGATCATTGTTGGAGAAGTGCGAAGCGGAGAAGCATTTGATATGCTTCAGGCCATGAACACAGGTCATGAAGGATCGATTACAACGGTTCATGCCAATTCACCTGATGATGCCCTCCGTCGTGTGGAAGCGATGGTTGTCATGGCCGGCATGGAGCTTCCAAGCCATATCATTCGGGAATATATCGTTGGGGCACTTGATATTATCATTCAGGCTGCAAGGCTTACTGATGGAACTCGGAAAATAATATCTATTTCTGAAGTAATAAAAAGTTCGAACGGTTCCCATGAGATAAAAGAAATATTTCATTTTAAAAGAATAGGAATGAAATCGGATGGAACGATTGAAGGATATTTTACACCGACAGGTTACATTCCAGAATGTCTT from Bacillus methanolicus MGA3 includes the following:
- the rimI gene encoding ribosomal protein S18-alanine N-acetyltransferase; the encoded protein is MNDSLMFRFMEEKDIDQVLQIEHASFTLPWSREAFYNELTKNQFAVYIVLEDHEKVVGYCGMWVVVDEAHITNIALLPEYRGKKLGEALLRKVVEIAREYGAKTMTLEVRVTNYVAQSLYRKLGFQNGAIRKNYYTDNQEDALVMWVNL
- the tsaB gene encoding tRNA (adenosine(37)-N6)-threonylcarbamoyltransferase complex dimerization subunit type 1 TsaB; the protein is MNVLAIDTSNYPLGIAIINEEKVMGEYITNVKKNHSIRVMPAIEALVKECDLTPADLTKVVVAKGPGSYTGVRIGVTIAKTLAWILNIPLVGISSLAVIASGVGRYFNGYVSPLFDARRGQIYTGLYQYQNGKLVTIKNDEIILTEDWVNQLRGLDKSILFVGNDLPLHQVAIKKALEEKAVFAEITEHNPRPSELAFLGKDKPGEDIHSFVPNYIRLAEAEAKWLESKKNQ
- the tsaD gene encoding tRNA (adenosine(37)-N6)-threonylcarbamoyltransferase complex transferase subunit TsaD, whose translation is MKKDQWIMGIETSCDETAVAIIKNGREIAANIVASQIESHKRFGGVVPEIASRHHVEQITIVLEEAMKQAGISYGDLDAIAVTEGPGLVGALLIGVNAAKAIAFAHSIPLVGVHHIAGHIYANRLVAEMKFPLLSLVVSGGHTELVYMKEHGHFEVIGETRDDAAGEAYDKVARTLNLPYPGGPHIDRLAHNGEPKIELPRAWLEEDSYDFSFSGLKSAVINVIHNAEQRGDKIAPEDLAASFQASVIDVLVTKTVKAAKAYEVKQVVLAGGVAANTGLRTALEESFKELPDIELIIPPLSLCTDNAAMIAAAGSVLFEKGKRADLALNASPGLDITIHN
- the moaC gene encoding cyclic pyranopterin monophosphate synthase MoaC — translated: MAEFTHFNEEGRAKMVDVSSKPETVRTALAHSSITVNKEIYEKITGNKMKKGDVLAVAQVAAVMAAKKTWEIIPMCHPIPLTGVDISFSWKNDQENYTLNILASVKTKGSTGVEMEALTAASVCALTIYDMCKAIDKGMVIGKTYLVEKTGGKNGDYFREKGSK
- a CDS encoding ABC-F family ATP-binding cassette domain-containing protein; the protein is MILLQVNQLTKYYGADLILSNIKLEIQNRDRIALVGRNGAGKSTLLKIIAGHLSYDSGEIIKPKDVSIGYLAQNTGLESDLTIWDEMMAVFESLQKMEKELRKLEEKMADPAVFENPSAYERILKEYDLLQIQFKEQGGYQYEADIRSVLHGLNFHEYDHTTKISSLSGGQKTRLALGKLLLTKPDILILDEPTNHLDIETLSWLEQYLQNYDGAVLIVSHDRYFLDKVVTQVYEISRHQIQKYHGNYSSYLQQKAENFEREMKQYEKQQEEISKLQEFIARNLARASTTKRAQSRRKQLEKMEIMDRPLSDEKSASFSFDIERQSGNDVLKVHDLAVGYKENKVSENISFRITRGDSIALVGPNGIGKSTLLKTIVKKLPALSGEIQYGSNVTIGYYDQEQADLTSNKRVLNELWDEHPLKTEKEIRTVLGNFLFSGDDVLKPVSSLSGGEKARLALAKLMMQKANFLVLDEPTNHLDLDSKEILENALIDYPGTILFVSHDRYFINRIATKVLELSQNGAVEYLGDYDYFLEKKQEKEEIRALEQQQTETTEPIKQEKNTYQQDKEAKKLERQRKRRIEEIEALIESLEEQITNNNQLLCEPEIYQDHEKVMEINLQNEKAKSELEALLEEWAELAE
- the tsaE gene encoding tRNA (adenosine(37)-N6)-threonylcarbamoyltransferase complex ATPase subunit type 1 TsaE, whose amino-acid sequence is MKQYEYLSGGTCDTLEFSKQLSKFLKPGDVLALEGDLGAGKTTFTKGLAEGLGIRKNVNSPTFTIIKEYHGRLPLYHMDVYRVEDAYEDLGFDEYFEGDGVTVVEWAHLIEEQLPSEILTISIYREDNEKRRIVLQPKGKRYEELCKEIFS